In Flavobacterium hankyongi, the genomic window AAGGTAAATTCACCCGCCTGTGCCATGCGGCAGCCTTTACGAAGCAATAATTGTATGATTTGTTGTTGGATAAAAGTAGAACCGTGACAAGAAATTTCAACAGTATCTTCACCAGAATACGAGTTTGGCCCTTTAAATACGGCAACCAGCACTTGATCTAAAGTCTTTTCTCCTTGCCCTGAGCTTGTGGAAGGGTCAATTATATGACCCAAATGTAATGTGTGTGATTTTTGTTTCGTTAAGTCTTTATTTCGAACCGATTTAAAAACCTGATTGGCAATAGCAATAGCTTCTTTGCCTGAAATTCTAATCACAGCAATAGCACCAGCACCAGATGGCGTAGCTAAAGCAACAATAGTATCATTCGGAATCATAGTAGTAGTAATCTAATTTTTTGCAAAGATAAGGATTTGCCTGCGGTTTGATACAGAACAATAAGTTTCTAATTACTGCCAAAAAAATATAATAGTAAGCCAATTCATAACTCATAATTAACAATTATCCCTAAATTAGCTATAAAATAAATGTATCATGAAATACCTTCTTTTTTCGGCAACCTTACTTTTAATGATATCAGCAGCTTCATGTCAAGAAAAACAAGAGATGAATGAGCCTGAAGTACTATATTCTTTGCCTAAATCATTGAAAGAAGTTTCCGGAATAGAGTGGGTGAACAATAAGTTATGGGCTATTGAAGACAGTGGTAATGAAAACGAATTGTATGAACTCGATGAAAAAGGGGAGGTTATTCATAGTGTAATAATTAGCAATGCCACGAACACAGATTGGGAAGATTTGGCTTCAGATACTGAAGGTAATATTTATATAGGAGATTTTGGTAATAATGATAACGACCGCACTGATTTATGCATTTATAAAATCAGTAAAGATTCATTAGGGCAGGAGCAAAGCCAAGCTGTGTCCAAAACAACATTCAGTTATCCAGAACAAAAGGAATTTCCACCAAAAAAGACTGAAAGAGTGTTTGACGTGGAAGCTTTTGTAGTGTTCAAAGACCATTTTTATCTCTTTACAAAAAACAGAAGTAAGAATTTAGATGGCAGAGTAGCGTTGTATAAAATCCCTAACAAACCAGGTAATCAACCTGCCCAGCAAATTGGTTCGTTTATTACTTGTCCAGAATTTAATACTTGCGCTATTACAGCTGCCGATATAAGCAATGACGGGCAAAAGTTGGCATTGCTGAGTCACAATGCTGTTTGGCTATTTGAAAATTTTAAAGAGGATCATTTCTTTGATGGTAAAAAAACAGAATTGCCTTTAAACCATTACTCCCAAAAAGAAGCCATAACATTTAAAAGCAATTCGGCGTTATTAATTGCAGATGAGAAAATAAAGAAATCAGGAGGGAAAGTATATGAGTTTAAACTTAAGAACTAAAATCCAAAACCCAACCCGAAGGCAACTCTATTACCATCTGAACCATTAAAAAACGTAAGTCTGGCCGTAACAGTATTAATTCCGTTCAACCATAAACCACCTCCAACAGACTGATGCCATTTGTTTGAAGTTTCACCATCGAGCCAAATACGTCCGTAATCATAGCCTCCTAATATTCCGTATTGCATAGGAACGATACTCTGACGTATTTTACCAATTTTCAAACGTAAATCGGTACTTTGTAGAAACGATTGTTTTCCTAAAAAACGTTCTGTACGGTAGCCTCTCAAGTCGTAGTCACCACCAATGGTAGCGCCTTGATAAAATTCATAATTATTGTTTAAAACAGCTTTTGCTTTTAACATAGTGCCTAATACCAAAGCACCGTTTGTAGTAAGCTTATGACTTATTCCATAAATTCCTTCCAAGTAAGGGAAGTTACGTTTTGAATCACTTAAATTAGTTTTCCAACTCGCCAGTACAGAAAAAGTCATTCCCATAGTAGGATTAGAAGTATTGTCGTAATTCTCGTATCCATACTTGAAATCAACTCCGGCAAATTGCTGATAGTCAAAAATCTTTTCGTTTACATTGTTACCTAGTTGATTTACAAATCTTCTAGTGGTTTTCTCTACTTCAATGTTTTCGAAAATGGGTTGAATTTGTGTAGTACTTCCGTTTCTTCCGTTTCTGACTAATGAAGGAGCTATTTTTAGTAATTGTATTTTTACACGATTGTAATTCATTCCGAATTCCTCATCATTATTTGAAGTTTGATTTCCGTATCCAAAATAATTGATGCTGAAATTAGGAGTGGTATACCTAGCATCAATCACAAAATCCCAATTTCCTACAGCTTTTGCAAAAGTCCCTTTGTAAAACAATTCAAAACCTTCGGTGGCAAAGTAATAATTACCTTTAAATTGATGTTTTTGTTGGTACGGATTGTTGTTGAACCCATATTTAGTATAATTTAGAGCTACTCCAAGTTTTACTCCGTCATCAGGATTAGAACCAACAGAAGGCATTATTCTCATTGCGTTTAAAAGTGCTCTTTTGTAATAGTATTCATTAATTTCATAATCATCTGATAAAGCAACACAAGCATTGTCTTTATTGTCTATTGTGTTTTCTTTCGATTTAAAATCGTGAATTTTTACTTTGTTGCCTTCTTCAATAACATAGGTATCGTTGTTTTGTCCACCTATTAAGCGGATCAGTATTGGATTTTCTGCATTACCTTTAACTTCAAAAATATCTTCATCGTCCAAGCCATAAATCCAGATTTCTTTGGTTTCTTTTTTGTTGTAGATTTTACTGAATTGTAATGCTTCTCCGTCTTTCTTCATTCGGATTATTTTTACTTCCGATTTCCCTTTGGGCATACGAGTAATGACAAATTTGTCTTTTTTATCGGTACCCAAAAGAAGCACATTTTCCTCCAATCTTTTTTGGTATTTTAATCCAAAACTTTCAAGTTGACTTTTTCTATATTTAAGTTTTTCCTTTATTTCATTTGTTGTGTGATCATCTCTGATTTCTTTTGGTAAGTTAGAAAAAGCCTTATCAATAGCTTCATCAGTAAGATGAGTTACAATATAGTTAGCTTGCTTTTTCCATACTTCGCGATTATTCTGTTTTATAAAAGCTTTGTCTAATGAATTCGCAGCAAAGTTGAACCATTTCACACTAGGGAACTCTTTTTTAAATGATTTCATATGTCTTGCCGCTGGAATATTGGTCAATAAAGAAAGTAGTTTTCCATCAATTTTTGCAAATGCCTGATCACGGTCTCTTGGAATTGGCTTGTAAATAATTTTGTTGTCTTTTTTGTATTCGGCCCATCGCCATTGGTCAATGTGGCGGTCCCAATCGCCAATAAGCATATCAAAAAGGCGAGCTCTTATGTAGCTTTCCTCATCAACGCTATACTTTTCATCTTTTCTTAAATTGGTAAAAACATCATCAGATCCTACAATTGCATCAGGCTTTCCGAAGTTTTCCAAGTCTTTGTGTTCATCAGTTGGTCTTTCTTCAATCATGTATAATTGATCTCCAAAAGTGTCATTGTATTGCCCCAACAGTTTTTGTTTTGGAACATAAAACAATTTTGGATTAGAATGATAAATACCAACATTATCAGCTAAATCCCCAATAATGAATGGAGTGTAAGGGTGTGCAGTAGTGTAATAATCATAAATAAACTTTTCAGCAGCAGTATTATAGAACTCGTTTTCTACGTTTTGGTCTCTAAAGGCAACACTTTGCAGGAAACGCGAAGCACTTTTCTTTAAGGCACGCATTACATATTCTTTACCGTTTTTGTCTTTTAAGCGCAATGATAATGATTGATGACCTCCACCAGCAATGTTTGGTTTTAGCCCACCATGCAGCGTATCCAATTGCGCTATTGGAGCTTCAATAGGCATACCGTAATAGTCACGATAATGTTTTCCCCACAGGAAGCGGTAAAAAGCATTTTTTTTAGTCAATTTCGTTGGATATATAGGAGCTTCCACGACTTTGTTGTTTAATCCAGTATAGATTAATTCATCTCCTTTTTCGGTTTTAATAATTTCTTGACTAAAGATTTCTTTTTCATTGTTGTCCTCGGTACTGTAAAATGAAGTCACTGCAGTACCATTGTTTTTTATGTTGAGAACAGCATATCCATTACCTCCAAATGAAAAGTTATTAGGGTAAATGGCTCTTGCAGCTTCTCTTTTTGAGGCTGAACCACTAACAATTTGTTTGATGCCTTCGTGTTCAATATATTGTAAATTATGTTCATGACCAGAAACTACAATAATGTTGTCTCTGTTTTGAATGATTGGCTTTATACGGTTTACAAAAGCTGTGTATTGTTTGTTTTGTAAGTCTTGCGGACTAATACCTGATGTTTTTCTCAATAAGTTGATAAAAGAGCCTAGAACAGGTAGAGGAACTTTGTATTTTGATGGAAAGATTTGCTTCTCTAATGAAAATTGCCCACCATGTGGACCGTTTGTTAATAACGGATGGTGAATGGCAATAATAGTAGTTTTGTTTTGGTTTTTATTGACTAAACTCTCAAATTCCTCAAAGAATTTATCTCTTGTCTTGATTTCGCAATCATCATTAATGTAAGGCTGTTTGTTCCAGTCTTCCAAATACCATTGACTGTCAATTGTGATTAAAACAACATCATTGCTTAGACTGATATTCTCTATACCACAGCCTTTTCTAGGTAAGAAGGATTTTTTTTCTTTTAGGTATGTAGAAACAAAAAGTTCTTGTTCGTGCAATCCTTTCAAATCGTGATACCAGTCGTGATTACCTGGAATAAAAATGGTTTTTCCTTTAAATTGTTCGGTTATTTTTAATTGATTGCTAAGTTTCGTTTCGGCAGCCGTTCTTTCAGGATTATTTTTATCTGCAGGCATTCCCAATGGATAAATATTATCTCCAAGGAATAACAATGTCGCATTTTTATCGGCTTTATCCAGTCTTTCTTTTAAAAGAGAAAGAGTTTTCTGGGTTTGTTCATCATCAGCATTTCCAGCATCACCAATTAAATACAGTGTATGGCTATTTTTTATAGTATCCTGTTTTTCTTCAGTAATTTCATTCGATGTGTTTTTACCTAATTGAATTTTGTGTGTAGCACAGGCAGTAAGCAGTAGAGAGGTTAAAGAATAGCAAAACAGTTTATAATTTTGTTTGATTGATTCGTTTACCCAAAACAATTTCATAATTTAGTAGTATTAAATGATCATTGTATGAATTTTATTCAACACGCAGAAGACTTTGTTTTCAAATTACTCAAAGATAATCTTTCTAATTTATATACTTACCATAATTTTAATCATACTCAAAAAGTAGTTTCGGCTACCAGAATATTGATTACTAATGAAAAAGTCAATGATAACGATGCCGAAGCCCTTCTTGTAGCAGCATGGTTTCACGATACAGGATATATAAAAGGTCCTACCAGTCATGAAGAAGCCAGTGCTGTGATAGTAAAACAATTCCTTTTAGATAATAATAAAGATGAAGAGTTTATAGATAAAGTAGCTTCATTGATTCGTGCAACGGAAGTCAATTATGAGCCTCAAAATATTTTAGAAAAAATCATTAAAGATGCAGATTATAGCCATTTTGCTAGTGAGGATTATATAGCAACTTGTCAATTATTGCGCGAAGAATGGAAGCTTACTCAAGAAAAAGAATACACCGATTTAGAATGGATGACAGAAAACAGAAGGATTCTAGTAAGTTGCCATCGTTATTTTACGGATTATGCTAAAGAAAAATGGCAACCAGTAAAGGATAAAAATATTTTGTTATTACATAAAGAAATACAAAAGCTTTCAGGAAACATAGAAAACATTTCCAAGTCTAAAATTAAAAAGAAGAAATTGGAAAAACTGGAACGTCCTGAACGTGGTATTGATACAATGTTTAGAACTACACTGAGTAATCATACTCGTCTTAGTGAAATAGCAGACAGTAAAGCGAATATACTTCTTTCGGTTAATGCTATTATTATTTCTATTGCATTATCAACCCTAATTCCAAAATTAGACAGTCCTGGAAATGTACATTTAATTGTGCCTACTTTTATTCTATTAATGTTTAGTGTGATTTCAATCATTTTTGCTATTATGTCCACTAGACCTAAAGTCACAAGCGGAACATTCACACGTCAGGATATAGAAGACAAAAAGGTAAATCTTTTGTTCTTTGGTAATTTCTATAAAATGCCGTTAGATGAATACCAATGGGCGGTAAATGAAATGATGAAAGATCGCGATTATCTGTACAATTCAATGATTAAAGACTTGTATTACCTTGGCCTTGTATTAAACCGTAAATACAAATTATTGCGTACAACCTATACCGTTTTTATGATTGGAATAATCTGTTCAGTATTTGCTTTTGTATGGGCTTTTAAAACTTCTGGAATCTAATTTAAAAGTACTTTAACACGTATCGCTTTCAATCCAGAAACACCTTGTAAATCTTCAACTTCAAGAAATTCAACAGTAGGTTCAAGAATTTTCTGGAATTGAAGATATTCAATATATTTTGTGTATTCTTTTTCTTCATGAGAATGTGAATAAACAATCGTGATTTTTCCTTTTTCAGTAATACGTTTTTTGGTGTTTTTTTCTAAAGCTTTGTCGATGCGTTTTTTGACTACTTCGTAACGTGCATTATAAGAACCGTCTACATCAAAACGTTTTTCATCCATACGGAAACGAATAGTGATTGGAGAACTAAACACCAATATCAACGAAGTAACTTCTAATTGAAAGGGTAATGTGTCTTTTAGGGCATAATGTTCTTTTTCCATTTCAGCCAGTACCTGCAATTGCCACAAACGCATATTGTAAAGATAATTCAAGTTGAAATTTCCATTAGGCGCTATTGAATTGCCTATATATAAATTGTGTTCTACGCCATCGGTATTGAACCGTTCAAAATAATGCGGAAAGATTGCTTGTGCCTCTTTCTGTTTATTGTCTAATACAACACTTATTTTTTTATTGATGGCTGTTAGTGTAGCATCAAACTTTTTTCTTTCCTGATAAAAAGTACCAGTATTTTCATCAATCATCTTAAAATAATCCTGCACCTTTTCGGCTTCATTTTCATTTTTAAGGATGGGATGAATATCAGTTTCAATATAACGCTGAATTTGTTGTTCAGTATCAGCTTTTAAGTTAGTAAACAAATCATTTAAATAGCTTTCTAATTCAAATTTTCGTTGTTCTAATATTGGAAGTTTTGTTTTTTCATGTAACGCTTCAATAATCTGAATTAAAGACCTTAATTGATTTCTAATATCTTCCTGAGCGGCTCTGTTTCTTGTGTCTGAGGATTCCTTGATGTCTATCTGTCCATATAATGGGTACACATCTTTAAATACTATTTCTTTGAAGGTGTATTCAGGACTCGAATGTTCGTTTATAATGTATTTACGGGCTTCTTTCTGGAACTTCCAGTAAACACTTGGATGTATTGTAGTATATTCTTTTTGGATTACTGCTTCAATTTTATTCTGAACATCTGAATTATAACGATCTATTGTATCCACAATAAAAGGCATAACAATATCCAACTTGTGAGCATTCAAGCTATTTAATTCCCCAATTTTAGAAGAAACCAGTTCGATAACACCTAGTAAATTGTTATCTTTTACAACTGGAGCAAACACACAGCTCATAACATTTTGTGAAAGTAAATGATAACCAAAGAATGCATTTTCTGCTATTGCTGCAAATTTACTCACATTAGAAATAGCTACGTAGTTTTTTTCTTCTACTAAAGACTTATAAATATCACTGTTCAATGCTTTTTGACATTTCATTTCGGTAGTACCACAGAGTAAGAAGCTATCTACTTTCTTCTCTTTTTCCATAGTGTTGAATTTTATTTCGTCTTGAGAAAAAGAAGTATAGCCAATACGTAAATCTTTTATTTTGTATATAGATTTGAGTATTCCTTTTAAAATTTCACTAAAATCTTCGTTTTCATCAGCTACTTTTAATAAAGTACTTTTAAGATTTGAAACTGCATTCTCAGTTGTAGCGTCAAAAAGTACTACTATACCAAAACCTTTTAGAATCCAACTGTCAATGGGAAATTTTTCTTTCCAGATATCAATGTTGTCAAAACTATCCATTAATAAATCAATATCTTCCTGTGTAAGATGTATAGAGTTTTCTGTTGGGAGTATTTCAAGAAAATCAGCATTATATAAAATGCGATAGTGTTTCATGATGCCTAGAGCATCTGGAATATCATAAAATAAAGGTTTGCTGAAATCAAAATTTTGTTTGTATTGCATGTTGATTATAAGACAACAGCACATGATATAAAACTGATTTTCATCAAAATCACGAATATTCATGTCGAAATCAGTTCCGGCATCTTTAAGTATTTTTTTAAACCTTTCCGTATAGTTGAAAGTAATATTGACAAAAGGGATAGTAACCGCTTTAATTTCATTATTGGTTAAAGCTGTTGGAAATAAATCTGCCAGTAAATGATTAATCAATACAGCATTATCATCTATTTGTCGCATACTGGTTATTCCATTACGCAATTCTGGGAATGGTGCTGTTTTTTCTAGTAATGCTTTGGCGTAATTAGATCTGTAATCAACATCAGAGTTGGCAATTTCTTCTAAAGCTTCTAAAACTTTATGAAAAGAAATTTTTATTTGAAACGGATTTTCCGGGAATTCACTAAAATTCATGCTTTTTGATAAAAAACTTCATCAAAGTTACTAAATAAGCATGTAACTGGAATTTCAATTTAAGTTTACCTTAACTAAATATGTTTAAAATCCTTCAAAAACACCTAAACCAAATAATGCAAAGTCATATTTTACAGGATCATTCGGGTCAAGTTTTCTAAGGTTTGTATCTAATTCTAGCAATGCTTTGGCATCGTTTTGTTTTCGGATAAGTAATCCTAGTTTACGGGCTACATTACCTGAGTGAACATCTAGAGGGCAAGATAGGGCAGAAGTAGGGATAGTTTTCCAGATACCAAAATCGACTCCTTTGTTGTCTTGGCGACACATCCAGCGTAAGTACATGTTAATTCTCTTTGCTGCTGAACCAATATTGGGATTAGGTAAATGCTTTTGAGTCCTTTGAAGATGTGGAATTTCAAAAAAAGTAGTTTTGAATTCAGAAATGGCTTTTTGGGTTGAATTATTTGCTGTATTTATACTGAAGACATTCTCTAAACCATTATGATTAGTGTAAATGTTTTGTAATCCTTTAATAAAACTTATAAAATCCTGACCATTAAAGGTTCGATGTACAAAGCTTTGCAAATTTTCCAAATGATGTTCTTCATGTGACATGACAAAATCATAGGGAGTATTTCCCATTAGCTCCATCATCTTTTGTGCATTTTTGATAATCATTTTTCGATTTCCCCAAGCAATGACCGATGCTAAGAAACCAGCAATTTCAATATCTTCTTTTAAATTAAATTGATGTGGAATTTGTATAGGATCACTTTCGATGAAATTTGGATTGTTGTATAATTCCACTTTTTCATCAAGAAATTCTTTTAATTCAAATTGTTTCAATATCATTAATTTGACTTTTCCAAATGCAAAAATAGACTTAATTGAAAATATTAAAGCAGGTTATTTAAAGTAAATTCTTTTTATGTTACTTTAAATTTCTGAGTTATTGATATATGTTTAAAAAAACAATCTATATTTGCATTGTGAAAAAAACACTATTCATATTGGCATCATTTATCCTACTCAAACCATTTATAC contains:
- a CDS encoding metallophosphoesterase, whose translation is MKLFWVNESIKQNYKLFCYSLTSLLLTACATHKIQLGKNTSNEITEEKQDTIKNSHTLYLIGDAGNADDEQTQKTLSLLKERLDKADKNATLLFLGDNIYPLGMPADKNNPERTAAETKLSNQLKITEQFKGKTIFIPGNHDWYHDLKGLHEQELFVSTYLKEKKSFLPRKGCGIENISLSNDVVLITIDSQWYLEDWNKQPYINDDCEIKTRDKFFEEFESLVNKNQNKTTIIAIHHPLLTNGPHGGQFSLEKQIFPSKYKVPLPVLGSFINLLRKTSGISPQDLQNKQYTAFVNRIKPIIQNRDNIIVVSGHEHNLQYIEHEGIKQIVSGSASKREAARAIYPNNFSFGGNGYAVLNIKNNGTAVTSFYSTEDNNEKEIFSQEIIKTEKGDELIYTGLNNKVVEAPIYPTKLTKKNAFYRFLWGKHYRDYYGMPIEAPIAQLDTLHGGLKPNIAGGGHQSLSLRLKDKNGKEYVMRALKKSASRFLQSVAFRDQNVENEFYNTAAEKFIYDYYTTAHPYTPFIIGDLADNVGIYHSNPKLFYVPKQKLLGQYNDTFGDQLYMIEERPTDEHKDLENFGKPDAIVGSDDVFTNLRKDEKYSVDEESYIRARLFDMLIGDWDRHIDQWRWAEYKKDNKIIYKPIPRDRDQAFAKIDGKLLSLLTNIPAARHMKSFKKEFPSVKWFNFAANSLDKAFIKQNNREVWKKQANYIVTHLTDEAIDKAFSNLPKEIRDDHTTNEIKEKLKYRKSQLESFGLKYQKRLEENVLLLGTDKKDKFVITRMPKGKSEVKIIRMKKDGEALQFSKIYNKKETKEIWIYGLDDEDIFEVKGNAENPILIRLIGGQNNDTYVIEEGNKVKIHDFKSKENTIDNKDNACVALSDDYEINEYYYKRALLNAMRIMPSVGSNPDDGVKLGVALNYTKYGFNNNPYQQKHQFKGNYYFATEGFELFYKGTFAKAVGNWDFVIDARYTTPNFSINYFGYGNQTSNNDEEFGMNYNRVKIQLLKIAPSLVRNGRNGSTTQIQPIFENIEVEKTTRRFVNQLGNNVNEKIFDYQQFAGVDFKYGYENYDNTSNPTMGMTFSVLASWKTNLSDSKRNFPYLEGIYGISHKLTTNGALVLGTMLKAKAVLNNNYEFYQGATIGGDYDLRGYRTERFLGKQSFLQSTDLRLKIGKIRQSIVPMQYGILGGYDYGRIWLDGETSNKWHQSVGGGLWLNGINTVTARLTFFNGSDGNRVAFGLGFGF
- a CDS encoding Pycsar system effector family protein, whose amino-acid sequence is MNFIQHAEDFVFKLLKDNLSNLYTYHNFNHTQKVVSATRILITNEKVNDNDAEALLVAAWFHDTGYIKGPTSHEEASAVIVKQFLLDNNKDEEFIDKVASLIRATEVNYEPQNILEKIIKDADYSHFASEDYIATCQLLREEWKLTQEKEYTDLEWMTENRRILVSCHRYFTDYAKEKWQPVKDKNILLLHKEIQKLSGNIENISKSKIKKKKLEKLERPERGIDTMFRTTLSNHTRLSEIADSKANILLSVNAIIISIALSTLIPKLDSPGNVHLIVPTFILLMFSVISIIFAIMSTRPKVTSGTFTRQDIEDKKVNLLFFGNFYKMPLDEYQWAVNEMMKDRDYLYNSMIKDLYYLGLVLNRKYKLLRTTYTVFMIGIICSVFAFVWAFKTSGI
- a CDS encoding GAF domain-containing protein, whose product is MNFSEFPENPFQIKISFHKVLEALEEIANSDVDYRSNYAKALLEKTAPFPELRNGITSMRQIDDNAVLINHLLADLFPTALTNNEIKAVTIPFVNITFNYTERFKKILKDAGTDFDMNIRDFDENQFYIMCCCLIINMQYKQNFDFSKPLFYDIPDALGIMKHYRILYNADFLEILPTENSIHLTQEDIDLLMDSFDNIDIWKEKFPIDSWILKGFGIVVLFDATTENAVSNLKSTLLKVADENEDFSEILKGILKSIYKIKDLRIGYTSFSQDEIKFNTMEKEKKVDSFLLCGTTEMKCQKALNSDIYKSLVEEKNYVAISNVSKFAAIAENAFFGYHLLSQNVMSCVFAPVVKDNNLLGVIELVSSKIGELNSLNAHKLDIVMPFIVDTIDRYNSDVQNKIEAVIQKEYTTIHPSVYWKFQKEARKYIINEHSSPEYTFKEIVFKDVYPLYGQIDIKESSDTRNRAAQEDIRNQLRSLIQIIEALHEKTKLPILEQRKFELESYLNDLFTNLKADTEQQIQRYIETDIHPILKNENEAEKVQDYFKMIDENTGTFYQERKKFDATLTAINKKISVVLDNKQKEAQAIFPHYFERFNTDGVEHNLYIGNSIAPNGNFNLNYLYNMRLWQLQVLAEMEKEHYALKDTLPFQLEVTSLILVFSSPITIRFRMDEKRFDVDGSYNARYEVVKKRIDKALEKNTKKRITEKGKITIVYSHSHEEKEYTKYIEYLQFQKILEPTVEFLEVEDLQGVSGLKAIRVKVLLN
- a CDS encoding TIGR02757 family protein yields the protein MKQFELKEFLDEKVELYNNPNFIESDPIQIPHQFNLKEDIEIAGFLASVIAWGNRKMIIKNAQKMMELMGNTPYDFVMSHEEHHLENLQSFVHRTFNGQDFISFIKGLQNIYTNHNGLENVFSINTANNSTQKAISEFKTTFFEIPHLQRTQKHLPNPNIGSAAKRINMYLRWMCRQDNKGVDFGIWKTIPTSALSCPLDVHSGNVARKLGLLIRKQNDAKALLELDTNLRKLDPNDPVKYDFALFGLGVFEGF